In one Stenotrophomonas maltophilia genomic region, the following are encoded:
- the xerC gene encoding tyrosine recombinase XerC: MSAVMAFLQHLQVERRMSAHTLDAYRRDLDALAAWAEPRGVPVEALDADAVRQFVADEHRRGLSAKSLQRRLSACRSFYAWLLRHGRIEVSPAATLKAPRAPRRLPQVLDADEAVQLVELEPEGELGRRDRALLELFYSSGLRLSEVCALTWRDLDFASGLVNVMGKGNRQRRVPFGKPAREALLAWRSESGGAPATPVFPGRNGPISQRAVQIRIRQLAQRQGLFKHVHPHMLRHSFASHILESSGDLRGVQELLGHADIATTQIYTHLDFQHLAKVYDAAHPRAKRRR, translated from the coding sequence ATGAGCGCGGTCATGGCGTTCCTGCAGCACCTGCAGGTGGAACGGCGGATGTCGGCGCATACGCTGGACGCCTACCGTCGCGACCTGGATGCGCTGGCGGCATGGGCCGAGCCGCGGGGCGTGCCGGTGGAGGCGCTGGATGCTGACGCCGTGCGACAGTTCGTCGCCGATGAACATCGCCGGGGCCTGTCGGCCAAGAGCCTGCAGCGGCGGCTGTCTGCCTGCCGCAGCTTTTATGCGTGGCTGCTCAGGCATGGCCGCATCGAGGTCAGTCCAGCGGCCACCCTGAAGGCACCGCGAGCGCCGCGCAGGCTGCCGCAGGTGCTCGACGCCGATGAAGCAGTGCAACTGGTCGAACTGGAACCGGAAGGCGAGCTGGGGCGACGCGACCGCGCGCTGCTGGAGCTGTTCTATTCCTCCGGCCTGCGCCTGAGCGAGGTCTGCGCATTGACCTGGCGTGACCTGGATTTTGCCAGCGGACTGGTCAACGTGATGGGCAAAGGCAACCGCCAGCGTCGGGTACCGTTCGGCAAGCCGGCGCGCGAGGCACTGCTCGCCTGGCGCAGCGAAAGCGGCGGCGCCCCGGCCACCCCGGTGTTTCCGGGCCGCAACGGGCCGATCAGCCAGCGCGCGGTGCAGATCCGCATCCGCCAGCTGGCGCAGCGGCAAGGGCTGTTCAAGCACGTGCATCCGCACATGCTGCGGCACAGCTTCGCCAGCCACATCCTCGAGTCGTCCGGCGACCTGCGCGGCGTGCAGGAACTGCTGGGGCACGCCGACATCGCCACCACGCAGATCTACACCCATCTGGATTTCCAGCACCTGGCCAAGGTCTACGACGCTGCGCATCCGCGCGCCAAGCGCCGCCGGTAG
- the smeD gene encoding multidrug efflux RND transporter periplasmic adaptor subunit SmeD yields MLLSRIRPFALSLAIATTVAACGGEPQAPEQGPGQVSVVTLKSETVGLTRELPGRTNAFLVAEVRPQVSGIVAKRLFTEGGMVKAGEPLYQLDDASYRAQANSARAQLARAEATANAARLSAKRITELAKVDAVSQQDLENAVAAQKQAEADVGAARASLDSANVTLGYARITAPISGRIGKSSVTQGALVNAGQADALATVQQLDPIYVDLTQSSAELLQLRRELAAGRLQDNQQTPVSILLEDGSAFEHKGTLEFSEVSVDPATGSFGLRVKVENPDGLLMPGMYVRAVIGGGVRSDAVLVPMQGIARDAKGDTTAMVVGKDSKVEVRPVKVSRTIGDKWLVEDGLKPGDKVIVEGLQKIGPGMPVNATEKGAAPAKPAAAPPAAPAGDAK; encoded by the coding sequence ATGTTGCTGAGCCGAATCCGACCCTTTGCGCTGTCGCTGGCCATCGCCACGACCGTGGCCGCCTGTGGCGGCGAACCCCAGGCCCCCGAACAGGGGCCCGGCCAGGTCAGCGTGGTCACGCTGAAGTCCGAGACCGTGGGCCTGACCCGCGAGTTGCCGGGCCGGACCAATGCCTTCCTGGTGGCCGAAGTCCGTCCGCAGGTCAGCGGCATCGTGGCCAAGCGCCTGTTTACCGAGGGCGGCATGGTCAAGGCCGGCGAGCCGTTGTACCAGCTGGATGACGCCAGCTACCGCGCCCAGGCCAACAGTGCCCGCGCACAGCTGGCCCGCGCCGAAGCCACGGCCAACGCCGCGCGCCTGAGTGCCAAGCGCATCACCGAGCTGGCCAAGGTCGATGCGGTCAGCCAGCAGGATCTGGAAAACGCCGTAGCCGCGCAGAAGCAGGCCGAGGCCGACGTCGGCGCCGCCCGGGCTTCGCTGGATTCGGCCAACGTCACGCTGGGCTACGCCCGCATCACCGCGCCCATCAGCGGCCGCATCGGCAAGTCCAGCGTCACCCAGGGTGCGCTGGTGAACGCCGGCCAGGCCGACGCCCTGGCCACAGTGCAGCAGCTGGATCCGATCTATGTCGACCTCACCCAGTCCTCGGCCGAGCTGCTGCAGCTGCGCCGCGAGCTGGCCGCCGGCCGCCTGCAGGACAACCAGCAGACGCCGGTCAGCATCCTGCTGGAAGACGGCAGCGCTTTCGAGCACAAGGGCACGCTGGAGTTCTCCGAAGTCAGCGTCGATCCAGCCACCGGCAGCTTCGGCCTGCGGGTCAAGGTGGAAAACCCCGATGGCCTGCTGATGCCGGGCATGTACGTGCGCGCAGTGATCGGTGGCGGCGTGCGCAGCGACGCCGTGCTGGTGCCGATGCAGGGCATCGCCCGCGATGCCAAGGGTGACACCACGGCGATGGTGGTCGGCAAGGACAGCAAGGTCGAAGTCCGCCCGGTCAAGGTCAGCCGCACCATCGGCGACAAGTGGCTGGTCGAGGATGGCCTGAAGCCCGGCGACAAGGTCATCGTCGAAGGCCTGCAGAAGATCGGCCCCGGCATGCCGGTCAACGCCACCGAAAAGGGCGCCGCACCGGCCAAGCCGGCCGCTGCCCCGCCTGCGGCTCCGGCCGGCGACGCGAAGTAA
- the hslV gene encoding ATP-dependent protease subunit HslV: protein MDPSQNPNVFHATTIVCVRRGEHVAIAGDGQVTLGHTVMKGNARKVRRLGRDGQVLAGFAGAAADAFTLFELFEAKLEKHGQLQRAAVELAKDWRTERRLGKLEALLAVADKETSLIISGTGDVIEPEDGIIAIGSGGSYALSAARALMAHTALDARTIASEAINIAGDICIYTNRNVVVEEL, encoded by the coding sequence ATGGACCCCAGTCAGAACCCCAACGTTTTCCACGCCACCACCATCGTCTGCGTGCGTCGCGGCGAGCATGTGGCCATTGCCGGCGACGGCCAGGTCACGCTCGGCCACACCGTGATGAAGGGCAATGCGCGCAAGGTGCGCCGGCTGGGTCGCGATGGCCAGGTGCTGGCCGGTTTCGCCGGCGCGGCCGCCGATGCCTTCACCCTGTTCGAGCTGTTCGAGGCCAAGCTGGAAAAGCACGGCCAGCTGCAGCGTGCCGCCGTCGAGCTGGCCAAGGACTGGCGCACCGAGCGTCGCCTGGGCAAGCTGGAAGCACTGTTGGCCGTGGCCGACAAGGAAACCTCGCTGATCATCAGCGGTACCGGCGATGTGATCGAGCCGGAAGACGGCATCATCGCCATCGGTTCCGGCGGTTCCTACGCGCTGTCGGCGGCCCGCGCGCTGATGGCGCACACGGCGCTGGATGCGCGCACCATCGCCAGTGAAGCGATCAACATCGCGGGCGACATCTGCATCTACACCAACCGCAACGTGGTGGTCGAGGAGCTGTGA
- the hslU gene encoding ATP-dependent protease ATPase subunit HslU: MSKIEVSSATMTPREIVQELDRHIVGQHDAKRAVAIALRNRWRRMQLPAELRNEVMPKNILMIGPTGVGKTEIARRLATLANAPFVKVEATRFTEVGYVGKDVEQIIRDLADTAVKLYREQAKVRVRTQAEERAEDRILDALLPRRSGGIGFDPEVARNEPSAQDNETRIKFRKMLRNGELDEREIELDLAANVSMDIMTPPGMEEMGQQLKSMFANLGGGAKAHKRTLTIKAARPLLLEEEAGKLVNEDDIRTAAIEACEQHGIVFIDEIDKVAKRGDNVGGGDVSREGVQRDLLPLVEGSNVSTKYGTIKTDHILFIASGAFHLAKPSDLIPELQGRFPIRVELGALSKGDFVRILTEPKAALTKQYEALLATEGVKVSFTADAIDRLAEIAFQVNERQENIGARRLHTVLERLLDSLSYEAPDRDGETLAIDSAYVDAHLGELVQDPDLSRYIL; this comes from the coding sequence ATGTCGAAGATCGAAGTTTCCTCCGCCACCATGACGCCGCGCGAGATCGTGCAGGAGCTGGACCGGCACATCGTTGGCCAGCATGACGCCAAGCGCGCCGTGGCCATCGCCCTGCGCAACCGCTGGCGCCGCATGCAGCTGCCGGCCGAGCTGCGCAACGAGGTCATGCCGAAGAACATCCTGATGATCGGCCCGACCGGCGTCGGCAAGACCGAGATCGCGCGTCGCCTGGCCACGCTGGCCAATGCGCCGTTCGTGAAGGTCGAAGCGACCCGTTTCACCGAGGTCGGCTACGTCGGCAAGGACGTCGAACAGATCATCCGCGATCTGGCCGATACCGCGGTCAAGCTGTACCGCGAGCAGGCCAAGGTGCGCGTGCGCACCCAGGCAGAAGAACGTGCCGAAGACCGCATTCTCGATGCGCTGCTGCCACGCCGCAGCGGCGGCATCGGTTTCGACCCGGAAGTGGCGCGCAACGAGCCGTCGGCACAGGACAACGAAACCCGCATCAAGTTCCGCAAGATGCTGCGCAATGGCGAGCTGGACGAGCGCGAGATTGAACTGGATCTGGCCGCCAACGTCAGCATGGACATCATGACGCCGCCGGGCATGGAGGAGATGGGCCAGCAGCTGAAGTCCATGTTCGCCAATCTCGGCGGTGGTGCCAAGGCGCACAAGCGCACCTTGACCATCAAGGCGGCACGCCCGCTGCTGCTGGAGGAAGAAGCCGGCAAGCTGGTCAACGAGGACGATATCCGCACTGCGGCGATCGAAGCCTGCGAGCAGCATGGCATCGTCTTCATCGACGAGATCGACAAGGTTGCCAAGCGCGGTGACAACGTGGGTGGTGGCGACGTCTCGCGTGAAGGCGTGCAGCGCGATCTGCTGCCGCTGGTGGAAGGCTCGAACGTGTCGACCAAGTACGGCACGATCAAGACCGACCATATCCTGTTCATCGCTTCCGGTGCCTTCCACCTGGCCAAGCCGAGCGATCTGATTCCGGAGCTGCAGGGTCGTTTCCCGATCCGCGTGGAACTGGGCGCGCTGAGCAAGGGTGATTTCGTGCGCATCCTGACCGAGCCGAAGGCGGCGCTGACCAAGCAGTACGAAGCGCTGCTGGCCACCGAAGGCGTCAAGGTCAGCTTCACTGCCGACGCCATCGACCGCCTGGCCGAGATCGCCTTCCAGGTGAACGAGCGCCAAGAGAACATCGGTGCCCGCCGCCTGCATACGGTACTGGAGCGCCTGCTGGATTCGCTCAGCTACGAAGCGCCTGACCGCGATGGCGAGACCCTGGCCATCGACAGCGCTTACGTCGATGCGCATCTGGGTGAACTGGTGCAGGATCCGGACCTGAGCCGCTACATCCTGTAA
- a CDS encoding TetR family transcriptional regulator — translation MARKTKEDTQATREGILDAAEACFHEHGVARTTLEMIGARAGYTRGAVYWHFKNKGEVLAAIIERVHLPFMQELERTSTEQRDTPVHDLRAVMIHSFIELSEDERLRKTMEIMLRSDASADTKVLTELQQAGFRDALDRMERALRRAQALGQLREGADPKIAARMLHATVLGVLHGAMVEPDLMDLQRDGMLALDMTLAAYVKEGVFEPGTVPAPLPEA, via the coding sequence ATGGCCCGCAAGACCAAAGAGGACACCCAGGCAACCCGGGAAGGCATCCTTGACGCCGCCGAAGCCTGCTTCCATGAACATGGCGTGGCCCGTACCACGCTGGAGATGATCGGTGCCCGCGCCGGCTATACCCGCGGCGCCGTGTACTGGCACTTCAAGAACAAGGGCGAGGTGCTGGCCGCGATCATCGAACGGGTGCACCTGCCTTTCATGCAGGAACTGGAGCGCACCTCCACCGAGCAGCGCGATACGCCGGTGCATGATCTGCGCGCGGTGATGATCCATTCCTTCATCGAGCTGTCCGAAGACGAGCGCCTGCGCAAGACCATGGAGATCATGCTGCGCAGCGATGCTTCGGCCGACACCAAGGTGCTGACCGAACTCCAGCAGGCCGGTTTCCGCGACGCGCTGGACCGGATGGAGCGTGCGCTGCGACGCGCGCAGGCGCTGGGCCAGCTGCGCGAAGGCGCCGACCCGAAGATCGCCGCGCGCATGCTGCACGCGACCGTGCTGGGGGTGCTGCATGGCGCGATGGTCGAGCCGGATCTGATGGATCTCCAGCGCGACGGCATGCTCGCGCTGGACATGACCCTGGCCGCCTACGTGAAGGAAGGCGTGTTCGAGCCGGGCACCGTACCTGCGCCGTTGCCGGAGGCGTGA
- a CDS encoding DUF484 family protein — MTETVDKLGAHEVAAWLRRHPAFLKQFPDLALTLVVPRDDGPTASLASYQLELLREKNRELARRLADLGATAQVNERLAVRTHQLTLALMKQGSAADTLRAMAASLQEDFAGDLVRLVVHVPVAGLEQAEWLQVIAADDPRLGPFRDCLKDGEPICGRLQPEKNAVLYGARSEEVQTTALLPLPGVGLIAVGSHDPNRFYPGMGTLFLRMMGEALATGLKRFQD, encoded by the coding sequence ATGACTGAGACCGTCGACAAGCTCGGGGCCCATGAAGTCGCTGCCTGGTTGCGGCGCCATCCGGCCTTCCTCAAGCAGTTCCCGGACCTGGCGCTGACCCTGGTGGTGCCGCGCGATGACGGCCCGACCGCATCGCTGGCCAGCTACCAGCTGGAGCTGCTGCGGGAAAAGAACCGCGAGCTGGCGCGACGGTTGGCCGATCTGGGCGCGACCGCCCAGGTCAACGAACGGCTGGCGGTGCGCACCCACCAGCTGACGCTGGCACTGATGAAGCAGGGCAGTGCCGCCGATACCCTGCGTGCGATGGCCGCCTCGCTGCAGGAGGATTTTGCGGGTGATCTGGTGCGGCTGGTCGTGCACGTGCCGGTGGCCGGGCTGGAACAGGCCGAATGGCTGCAGGTCATCGCGGCCGACGATCCACGCCTGGGCCCCTTCCGTGATTGCCTGAAGGACGGTGAGCCGATCTGCGGCCGCCTGCAGCCGGAAAAGAACGCGGTGCTGTATGGCGCGCGCAGTGAGGAGGTGCAGACCACCGCCCTGCTGCCGCTGCCGGGTGTCGGCCTGATCGCGGTCGGCAGCCATGACCCGAACCGCTTCTACCCGGGCATGGGCACGCTGTTCCTGCGCATGATGGGCGAGGCCCTGGCCACCGGCCTCAAGCGCTTCCAGGACTGA